The Silene latifolia isolate original U9 population chromosome X, ASM4854445v1, whole genome shotgun sequence genome contains the following window.
tgctatcattagagtatatatagatttcatataatttgcacatattaaagatggtgtatttcatagtatgttatatctcccacattgaaaaataatataggtgtgacaaatatactacatataaaaaatagaattttcccacatcaaaatatagcataaggtgggtggttctatgagcatccttggaacttaggcatcaacccaaaatcttttgagtcgcttaagtattgtcttcgagagctcttaaaagtttatatcattatattttctacctatagaatttatatgtcccatattgaaaaataatgtaggtgtggtaaatccgtaaatatacaatgtttaaataatataattagaattgtgttaaaaaatattctatcattagagtataggttcttatcatttgcacatattttaattatgataaaaaaaatagaaaacaaacgtcaatggtagcatgtgtaatctatcaaagttcaaggttaccatgagaaatttccaatattataatgatatagttagttaaatttgcatttaaaagagagatatccgtaccaataaaacaataaagggggtattattttttaattgttattttattgccacgccatcaaacttaacgtccatttaacagcctttacattagagggtaccatgggcaaaaaaaatggaacctcaagggtaccatgggcagatttttaaaagtaggggtaacatggaaaatctaacaaaacTAAGGGGTActacgggaaatttccgtatctcaattattttaattttttttttttgaagaaaaacaacgtacaaatattaatggagagtacttgatcatattattaaatttaaatataactattagatataattagtagcaattgtctgtattcggtattcgagatctggttggatgtcgaactaagtgcaaaaaagatggtgtaattctgaatatgttatttgtctcacattgaaaaataatgcagatttgataaatatatattacgtataaatattagaattgtcctacatcagaaaaaaaaatccaatttttgtgaatatattacttataaatagtagaattgtcccacatcgaaagattaatataaggtagggtgattatataattataaataagagttaacccacgtattttttttttaaagagatattttaataatatgtaaacaaatcattagacatataatgtaaacattaaacgcttataacgttttttttttttgcattataaataagttaattaccccgttgcaacgcacgggcattcaaactagtaaataattaaaaaataccACAAAAGATTGTCTCATTTATCTAAATATATATCTCTGTTTTAAGGAAAACTACTGATTAATTATTATCTTAACTAGTGTAGCTCATGTGCGACTGCACGGTATTTTAAGTAAAAATATTAGAGAATTTGCATATATCCCAATGTGATATTTTATTAGCCTAATTTATATAAAGGTTAAGCAATGATTTATATTAATTAGGAGATAAAATATTGTTCAATATATATTGAAGATAGATAGTGAAAactaattaggaaaaaaaatatTGTTTAGTGAAATATtacttaggcgggaaaatttagaGATGTGTTAAAGCTTTTAGTATTGGGGATTTGGTTCATCCTTTACACTATCTATACGACTATACCCAAGACTCGAAGAGAAAAGTAGGAGGAAAAAAGATTCTAAGAAAACTCTAGAAGTTAAATGAAATAATAAGGTACCTTGAGGAGCAAGAATTGAATAAGAAGAAACAGGATTCACATTACTAAACATGCTACTTCCTTGACCACCAAGCAACCTTCTACTAACTTCATCAAGCTCTCCATAATCTTCATGCCTTCTTTTACCACCAAAACTACGATAAGACGACGATGTCGTCTCGCCGGATGCAACATGTGAAAGAGCAGAAACAATTTCAGACATCTCTCTTTCTCTACTAAACCCTGGCATCATAGGACTTAACATTTCTTTTATAATTCCTTCtaaattttcttcattttccCAATAATTCAAGTTATTAGTAGTGTTAATATTACTACTAATCTCttcttcttcattgttgtttattCTACTTCTTTTTGCCACTTTTTCTTCTTTATAATACATGCacataaatgtttttttttttcttttttggtgtTTAAATAAATGGTTGTCTAAAGTTTAGCAAAGAGGAAGAGGCTCTATATATACTCATAAgagtattatttatttttattttttaaaaaaaaagaaaagatatTTGGCGCCGCCTTTGAAATAGTATAAAAAATTATGCTTAAAGTTGAAGAAAGAAGAGGAAAATTCTGAGAGTAATTTAGTTATTTATTTTAATGTAGTTTAAATTCTGGAATTCTAGTTGGCAACTTGGATAGGTGTTTGTTAAAAGATAGCTATAAATGCAAGTGGATAATATAGGAAGGGGAGAAACTAGAAAGTGCAATACTATATTTTGAgaaataaaatttaaaaaatgtATTAAAGTGTCCGATCAGATAAGCTCCAAGTGTTTCAACCCTCTCTGTTGTTGTTATTTCTATGGTATAAACTACGAATATAAAGATTGTCGACCTGTGTTTTCATACTCTAGTAACACATATTTTTGAAACGGTTTTATACTATAAAACGGCCCATCTTTATAAAAATTTATTAAGTTATTGTTAATAATAAAAGGGTGATTTTTATATAACTGGACCCATCTTAAACTATTCCATACTCTCTACAATAATTACTgtgattttgttttttgttttttttacaaAAGAGTTTAGGTTTAACCATTTAAGGGTAGACCTTACCCAGTCCAAGGCCTAAGCAGACCATCAGTGGTGTTTACATATTGCCACCAATAAGACTATATTTTAATTTAATGGGAATCGAGCCCCTCATTTCAAAGGGGAACTCTTTACCATTGGGTTCAACCCTTGTTGGTTTGAGATTTTGTAATAAGAACTATCTCATTgcaaaatgaaaaagttgatttTATACTTTAATTTTCCATGTATTCTTTCTTAAGTTTTTATTTAACAACTTTTAACATATACCCTTATCACACATTTAAAAAAGCCGTTATTTTTATACGGCTAGCGACTATCATAGGTAGGGGATTTTTTTAACGTTATTGATCATTTAGGCTGTATAGATGCATGAAGTTGTCGTTATTATACAGTACAACCAATAAAAACTTAACCGTAATTGGGTTGACAAAATTAAGTAAAAGCAAGCATGTTACATGTTAATGGGGGATTTAGCTATATGTTACGTCAAAATTGACATTTGAATATTAAAAAATGGGTGAGGGGGGATGAAACCGTGCATTACATTTAGCAAATTAAAGTCCAAATGTTGACTAATGtcaaatggtcaaaggttgactCTCTAATAAATGATACCGGAAGAGCAAGAAAAGACAGGATAGTGTACTGTGGGTTTTGAGTTTGGGGTAGGAAATGTGAACATCAAACGTACGAGATATAAAAAAGAACAAAAGTTGACTACATAATGCTTTCGTGGTTGTCGCAATTCTGACAAATTAGAGCGATCCCATTCTATGTACTATCGGTTGATTCTGTGTATCCCAAGATCGTCCAAGCAAAGGTGACCGACTTATATATACGGAGTATGCAACTTGTCATTCTTCCTATTGTTTTCCTTGTCGACATAATATGTATGCAATGTTAGTTGAATACTTAAATACATATTACAATGAAGATTGTCATAAAATGTATCTCTAACAGGCTGAAGAAACTTATGCCTTTAATTAGTTGGAGAATATCAAAACGGTTTTATTCCTTGGAGAAATATTAGTGATAATATATTGATTTCACATGAACTTTTTCAGCACATCTCACGAAAATTCAAGGGGAAGCAAGGGTTCTTGGCCTTTAAAGTTGATATGAGTAAGGCATATGACATAATTAAATGGCATTTTATTGAGGCTACTATGCTATATATGGGTTTTTCTCAACAGATTTCTAAGTTAATCATGAATTGTGTACAAACAGTGTCGTATGAAATTCTAATTAATGGAGTTGCTGGCAAACCGTTTTATCCTCGAGCTGGTATTCGACAGGGAGATCCCTTGTCTccttatttattttccttatGCACTAAAGTGTTATCACAATTATTGCTTCATGCTGAAAATGACAAACACCTTACGGGAATCAAGATATCCAGAAGTAGTCCGCCTGTTTCACACCTTCTTTTTGTAGATGATTCTATTTTCTTCATGACGGCTAATATTCAGAATTGTCTTTCCCTCGAAGGTATCCTGATTTTATACTGCCAAATCTCAGGACAACGTATTAATGAGAGTAAATCTGCTATCACTTTTAGCCCTAATTGTACTTTAAGGACTATTCGGAATAGCCTTAAAATTTTAAAGGTTACGAGAAATAAGAATATGAGGTTATATCTGGGCCTTCCAACTGATTTTGGGACCAGTAAAAGGGAAGTTTTTCCATTAATATCTGAGAAGGTTCGAAGGAGAATCTTAAGCTGGAATAATGTTTACTTATCTTCGGCTGGTAGACTTACTCTTATCCGCTCTGTTCTTTCCTCACTTTCTGTTTATTCTCTATCTGCATTTAAAATGTCGGTAAGTGTGAGCTCTAGGATTGATTCCTTGATCTCACAGTTCTGGTGGAGAGGAACGACTTGCAGTGGAAATAGTCTTCACTGAAGTAGTAAATTATTAACCCAGGGCTCTAAAGAACTTGGTGGTATAGGAATTTGTAATATTGGTTGCTTAAATCAGAGTCTCTTAGCAAAGGCGGATTGGCGTATTATTCAACAGCCTGAGGGGCTTCTTAGTCGTGTCTTGGGGACTAAATATCGAATTTCAAAGGACACAATTTTTGATGATGATTTACACAGTAAAGGTTCTTTAACTTGGGGTGGCCGAGGGATTTTATGGGGACTTGAATTGCTTAAAGGAAACCAAGCTTGGCAAGTAGGATTCCCCTCGGCACTCGATGTTTGGAGAGACAATTGGATTCATGGCTCCTCCCTTGCACAGTTACTTTCCCTTCCTCCTGCTGATTTGGCCAACAAACCTTTCATAAGTGTCTCTGAACTACAAACACCTAATGGGGACTGGGATTTTAATCGAGTTCAGTCTATTTGTGGTGGTCAGTTCGTCCCTCTGATCTGCTCTATTCCTATTCCTTGTATGGATGATATTGATAAGGTCTACTGGCCTCTCAATTCGAATGGAATTTATTCCACGAAAAGTGGATACAAGGCTGCGTTTTCTCTTTTATGGACTAGGAAAGTTACAGCTATGGACTTATCTAGGATTGAATCATTGACTATCGCTTTTTGTAAGAATGAACTTTGGTCTCTGCCTATCACCGGTAAGTGGAAGgtttttttatggaaaattctcTCCAATTCTCTTCCAACTAGCGTGGAAGTTGTGCGAAGGGGTCTTAATTGGAATTTTCGATGTCAACTCTGTTTTTCTGAAAATCCACAAGTAGAGTCCATGAGCCATATCTTCCAAGATTGCACTTGTGCTTCTCAAATATGGTTTGCTTCCTCCTTGGGTATCCGTAGTAATATGGGCAACAATCTTTCAATTCAGAATTGGATTATCAATTGGCTTTCCTTTTTCAAGAAAAATAAGAATTTCATTGATGATGTTTCGGTTTTTGTTAGCACACATTGGCGAATATGGTGTTTTCCTAACAATGCTCTTTTTCGCGAGTCCCCCACTGATTTCTACACCCTGTTCAAGCAACTGGATGTCGACGCTAGTAACAATATTTGGGCTGAAAATCAAAGGGAGAAAAGCTTAGCTCTTTTCTTCCATGGGGATTTGTCTGATGTTGACGATGATTTCAAAATCAGAAATCACTTTCCACATGTGCTCGTTGGAACCGATCTTTGTTCTGACCATATACGGATCAAATATGATGCTTTCTGGAAGACAAATCTTAAGGCCGCTGGATGGATCTTTCATGACAAAACTGGAATCATCTTCCACCGGGGACAAGCGGCTTTTTGGGCAAAGTCACCGTATCAACCTGAAGCAACGACTTTAAGGCATGCAATTTCTGATGCTATTTCTCAAGGATACAAGCACATTGATACTACCACGGATTGCTTAAACCTCATCCTTCAAGTTAATGGCATTGGCGACATCACTCATGACTCCGCCAATATTATCCATTCTATCGATCTCTAGCTATCGGTTGTCACTGTTTTTATCTTA
Protein-coding sequences here:
- the LOC141617433 gene encoding uncharacterized protein LOC141617433 produces the protein MNCVQTVSYEILINGVAGKPFYPRAGIRQGDPLSPYLFSLCTKVLSQLLLHAENDKHLTGIKISRSSPPVSHLLFVDDSIFFMTANIQNCLSLEGILILYCQISGQRINESKSAITFSPNCTLRTIRNSLKILKVTRNKNMRLYLGLPTDFGTSKREVFPLISEKVRRRILSWNNVYLSSAGRLTLIRSVLSSLSVYSLSAFKMSGSKELGGIGICNIGCLNQSLLAKADWRIIQQPEGLLSRVLGTKYRISKDTIFDDDLHSKGSLTWGGRGILWGLELLKGNQAWQVGFPSALDVWRDNWIHGSSLAQLLSLPPADLANKPFISVSELQTPNGDWDFNRVQSICGGQFVPLICSIPIPCMDDIDKVYWPLNSNGIYSTKSGYKAAFSLLWTRKVTAMDLSRIESLTIAFCKNELWSLPITGKWKVFLWKILSNSLPTSVEVVRRGLNWNFRCQLCFSENPQVESMSHIFQDCTCASQIWFASSLGIRSNMGNNLSIQNWIINWLSFFKKNKNFIDDVSVFVSTHWRIWCFPNNALFRESPTDFYTLFKQLDVDASNNIWAENQREKSLALFFHGDLSDVDDDFKIRNHFPHVLVGTDLCSDHIRIKYDAFWKTNLKAAGWIFHDKTGIIFHRGQAAFWAKSPYQPEATTLRHAISDAISQGYKHIDTTTDCLNLILQVNGIGDITHDSANIIHSIDL